Proteins from a genomic interval of Sporomusaceae bacterium:
- a CDS encoding glycosyltransferase family A protein, with product MVVPARNEAGRIATVLQNLGTLPVDHIIVIANGSKDATMREILNLRLPKLQIIYFHDCLGIDVPRAIGAKVALSLGSDVVAFVDGDMVGTFNENLMELAEGITLKHLDLALTNCYPSPPRHIERYNPTFQWRLNLNKELGLEKKIGLASTAHGPHAVSRRLLETIPVREIAVPPVVMALARQAKLRLDVATTIPHYRLGSSIKNQIHTNKIIDTIVGDCLEAIAVFRGEPRTRQWQNSTYLGYHSERRFDLLDLFLSENGRS from the coding sequence GTGGTTGTCCCCGCACGAAACGAAGCAGGCCGCATCGCTACCGTTCTGCAGAATCTGGGCACATTGCCGGTGGACCACATCATCGTGATCGCCAACGGATCCAAAGACGCGACAATGCGCGAAATTCTCAACCTCCGCCTCCCCAAGCTCCAGATCATCTACTTCCACGATTGCCTGGGCATTGACGTTCCCCGGGCCATCGGCGCAAAAGTGGCGTTGTCTCTCGGCAGCGACGTTGTCGCCTTCGTCGACGGCGACATGGTGGGAACCTTCAACGAAAACCTGATGGAATTGGCCGAAGGGATAACCCTCAAACATCTCGACCTTGCCCTCACCAACTGCTATCCTTCCCCGCCCCGCCATATCGAACGGTATAATCCCACCTTCCAGTGGCGACTCAACCTCAACAAAGAACTCGGCCTGGAAAAAAAAATCGGCCTGGCCTCTACAGCCCACGGCCCTCATGCCGTATCACGGCGCCTTCTGGAAACCATCCCCGTCCGGGAAATCGCCGTCCCCCCCGTGGTCATGGCCCTGGCCAGGCAGGCCAAGCTCCGTCTTGACGTCGCGACCACCATCCCCCATTACCGTTTGGGGTCCTCCATCAAAAACCAGATCCACACCAACAAAATCATCGACACCATCGTCGGCGACTGCCTAGAGGCCATCGCCGTCTTCCGTGGCGAGCCCCGCACCCGCCAGTGGCAAAACTCGACCTACCTGGGCTATCACAGCGAAAGGCGGTTTGACCTGCTAGACCTGTTTCTCAGCGAAAACGGCCGCTCATAG
- a CDS encoding CAP domain-containing protein has protein sequence MKRLMRVVLLCLLAAAVAMAPGGAAEGASHGQALTADEEQAVELLNADRSAQGLPPLRVNLTVAALAREYAQDMIDRRYFSHVSPEGETFTDRLARYGVAFRSAGENLGMHGSVAAAERMLMNSPAHRANILGKDFAEVGIGVRTAADGSVFVVQVFVGW, from the coding sequence GTGAAAAGGCTGATGAGGGTGGTGCTGCTGTGCCTGCTGGCGGCGGCTGTTGCGATGGCTCCGGGCGGCGCCGCCGAAGGCGCTTCGCACGGGCAGGCCCTTACCGCCGACGAGGAGCAGGCGGTCGAACTGCTGAATGCCGACCGGAGCGCGCAGGGATTGCCGCCGCTGCGGGTTAACCTGACCGTGGCCGCTCTAGCGCGGGAATATGCCCAGGATATGATCGACCGGCGCTATTTTTCCCATGTGAGTCCGGAGGGTGAGACGTTTACCGACCGATTGGCCCGGTATGGCGTCGCATTCCGCAGCGCCGGCGAGAATCTGGGAATGCACGGCAGCGTGGCCGCCGCCGAGCGTATGCTGATGAACAGCCCCGCTCACCGGGCTAACATTCTTGGCAAGGATTTCGCCGAGGTGGGTATCGGCGTACGCACCGCCGCCGACGGTTCGGTATTTGTCGTGCAGGTGTTCGTGGGCTGGTGA
- the yabG gene encoding sporulation peptidase YabG has protein sequence MSVPELAVGDLVIRRSHGGDIVFKVMGLENDEQGRTVYTLRGLHLRLLADAPPDDLERVDAEHLKQEIIRNENVHNDSMRRVMMRRSQEFEQREFSRAEPTKKYAFFDVPGRVLHIDGDEDYLKMCLKTYGQLNIEAEGRYIEEDKQPDALLALLKEYRPDILVVTGHDALIGGGKKGFRDINNYRTSKYFVRSSQIAREFQPSLDDLVIFAGACQSYFEAILAAGANFASSPTRIFIHAYDPVFIAEKVAFTPIGKTVDVNDAITASVTGAEGVGGVETRGKFRLGMPKSPY, from the coding sequence ATGAGCGTGCCGGAATTAGCGGTGGGCGATTTGGTAATCCGCAGATCGCACGGCGGCGATATCGTGTTCAAGGTCATGGGGCTGGAAAACGATGAGCAGGGGCGCACGGTATATACGCTGCGCGGGCTGCACCTCAGACTGCTGGCGGATGCGCCGCCGGACGATCTTGAAAGGGTGGACGCCGAACATCTGAAACAGGAAATTATCCGCAACGAAAACGTGCATAATGACTCGATGCGTCGGGTGATGATGCGCCGCAGCCAGGAGTTCGAGCAGCGGGAGTTCAGCAGAGCCGAACCGACAAAAAAGTACGCATTTTTTGACGTTCCCGGCCGGGTGCTGCATATCGACGGCGACGAGGATTATCTCAAGATGTGCCTTAAGACTTACGGCCAGCTCAACATCGAGGCCGAGGGCCGCTATATCGAGGAAGATAAGCAGCCGGACGCCCTGCTGGCGCTTTTGAAAGAGTACCGGCCGGATATTTTGGTGGTGACGGGGCACGATGCGCTGATCGGCGGCGGGAAGAAGGGCTTCAGGGATATCAACAATTACCGGACGTCGAAGTATTTCGTGCGCTCTTCCCAGATAGCCAGGGAATTTCAGCCTTCCCTGGACGATCTGGTGATTTTCGCGGGTGCGTGTCAGTCGTATTTCGAGGCGATCTTGGCGGCGGGGGCCAATTTCGCAAGTTCGCCGACGAGGATATTCATCCACGCTTACGACCCGGTGTTTATCGCCGAGAAGGTGGCGTTTACGCCGATCGGCAAGACTGTGGATGTAAACGATGCGATCACGGCTTCGGTGACCGGGGCTGAAGGGGTAGGGGGAGTGGAGACTCGCGGCAAGTTTCGGCTGGGAATGCCGAAATCGCCGTATTAG